From a single Chloroflexota bacterium genomic region:
- a CDS encoding ABC transporter permease: protein MQRYLIRRLLLLIPTLFLASVLVFAIIALAPGDPARMMLGTQATPEEVAVERERLGLDKPLPVRYAIWLSDVAQLNLGVSQSNRRPVASLIGDALPNTLRLALISLGVAMLVGFPLGVLAAMNANRRIDAIITGINSLGLAMPAFWFGLLLILFFSVELRWLPASGIGEPNQPLYTRLHFLIMPVLTIAVSNMSVFSRYVRSAMIDVLSADYVRTARAKGLAEKVVVFRHALRNAMIPVVTIVGIQFGRLLGGAVVTESVFAYPGIGRLVINSIANRDYPVVQGTLMLVVLIFLLTNIVIDASYAYLDPRVKLERAR from the coding sequence GTGCAGCGATACCTGATCCGCCGGCTACTGCTCCTGATCCCAACCCTCTTCCTGGCGTCCGTCCTGGTGTTCGCCATCATCGCGCTGGCACCAGGCGACCCTGCCCGCATGATGCTCGGCACGCAGGCGACGCCCGAGGAGGTCGCGGTCGAGCGGGAGCGGCTGGGCCTGGACAAGCCGTTGCCGGTCCGCTACGCCATCTGGCTGTCAGACGTGGCGCAGCTGAACCTCGGGGTCTCCCAGTCGAACCGGCGGCCCGTCGCATCGCTGATCGGCGACGCGCTGCCCAATACCTTGCGGCTGGCCCTGATCTCGCTCGGCGTGGCGATGCTGGTCGGGTTTCCCCTCGGGGTGCTGGCGGCGATGAACGCCAACCGACGGATCGACGCGATCATCACCGGGATCAACTCGCTGGGACTGGCGATGCCGGCCTTCTGGTTCGGACTGCTGCTGATCCTGTTCTTCAGCGTCGAGCTGAGGTGGCTGCCGGCCTCGGGTATCGGCGAGCCGAACCAGCCGCTCTACACCCGCCTGCACTTCCTGATCATGCCGGTGTTGACCATCGCCGTGTCCAACATGTCGGTCTTCTCACGCTACGTGCGCTCGGCAATGATCGACGTGCTGAGCGCCGACTATGTCCGCACGGCCAGGGCAAAAGGTCTGGCCGAGAAGGTCGTGGTCTTCCGCCACGCATTGCGCAACGCGATGATCCCGGTCGTGACCATCGTTGGCATTCAGTTCGGGAGGCTGCTCGGCGGCGCTGTCGTCACCGAATCGGTCTTCGCCTACCCGGGCATCGGGCGTCTGGTTATCAACTCGATCGCCAACCGTGACTACCCGGTTGTGCAAGGGACGCTGATGCTGGTCGTGCTCATCTTCCTCCTGACCAACATCGTCATCGACGCGTCGTACGCCTATCTCGACCCGCGCGTGAAGCTGGAGCGTGCCCGATGA
- a CDS encoding xanthine dehydrogenase family protein molybdopterin-binding subunit translates to MAMTAPLPKLMGQPVRRREDPRLITGSSQYVDDIQLPGQLYLVFVRSPYGHAKVNGIDTSAAAAVPGVVAVYTAKDLEGATTGPLPYEFGFEPFQNVKNMERYPLATDKVRYVGDPIAAVLADSRYAARDAAALVEVDYEPLPAVVDPEKALEDGAPLLYEEFGTNLGHTQSLSHGDVDAAFASADKVVSLRIVNQRVLPTALETRGCLADWRAARPGDPGELTLWTSTQVPHAVKTKMSALLGIDENKVRVIAPEVGGGFGNKIDVSPEETLTAIAAMRTGRPVKWSETRSENFQAAMHGRGQVDVIEAAARSDGRITGLKVTVVADIGGYYQYLSPLMAMLTGLMLPGPYDIENISFELKGALTNKTPVGAYRGAGRPEATYLLECTIDKVAHELGLDPAEVRRVNFIPPDKFPYKTPFGANYDTGEYVKALDKALEVSGYAQLREEQKKAREEGRIVGIGVGAYVEICGFGPWESATVRVEPTGKVMVHTGTSPHGQGTETTMAQIVADHLGVAIDDIVVLHGDTAMTQTGVGTFGSRGAAVGGGATKIAAVTVQEKAVRIAAHALESAAEDIEISPEGFGVRGVEDKRITLKEIAARAYGGNVPAGDEPGLEATRFFKPDDSVFPFGVHIAQVEIDKETGRVTFQKFVAVDDVGNVINPLLLDGQRHGGIVQGVAQALCEEVVYDDDGQLVSGTLSDYALPTAHILPMFELDRTVTTTDRNPLGVKGVGEAGTIGSTPTLRNAVLDALLPQGITDLDMPATSLKVWKLLNP, encoded by the coding sequence ATGGCGATGACCGCTCCCTTGCCCAAACTGATGGGGCAGCCAGTCAGGCGGCGGGAAGACCCGCGCTTGATCACCGGTAGCTCGCAGTACGTTGACGACATTCAACTGCCGGGCCAGTTGTATCTCGTGTTCGTCCGAAGCCCGTACGGCCATGCGAAGGTCAACGGGATCGACACATCGGCCGCCGCCGCCGTCCCCGGCGTGGTCGCAGTGTATACGGCCAAGGACCTCGAAGGTGCGACGACGGGTCCGCTGCCGTATGAGTTCGGGTTCGAGCCGTTCCAGAACGTGAAGAACATGGAGCGGTATCCGCTGGCGACCGACAAGGTCCGCTACGTCGGCGACCCCATCGCCGCCGTGCTGGCCGACAGTCGCTACGCCGCGCGCGATGCCGCCGCGCTGGTCGAGGTGGACTACGAGCCGCTGCCGGCCGTGGTGGACCCTGAGAAGGCGCTGGAGGACGGCGCGCCGCTCCTGTACGAAGAGTTCGGGACGAACCTCGGACACACACAGTCGCTGTCTCACGGCGACGTGGACGCCGCGTTCGCCTCGGCTGACAAGGTCGTGTCGCTGCGGATCGTCAATCAGCGCGTTCTGCCGACGGCCCTGGAGACGCGCGGCTGCCTGGCCGATTGGCGCGCCGCCCGACCGGGCGATCCCGGCGAGTTGACGCTCTGGACCTCGACCCAGGTTCCGCACGCCGTCAAGACCAAGATGTCGGCGCTGCTCGGCATCGACGAGAACAAGGTCCGGGTCATCGCGCCAGAGGTCGGCGGCGGCTTCGGCAACAAGATCGACGTCTCGCCCGAGGAGACGCTGACGGCCATCGCCGCGATGCGGACGGGCCGTCCGGTCAAGTGGTCCGAGACCCGCAGCGAGAACTTCCAGGCCGCGATGCATGGTCGCGGACAGGTCGACGTCATCGAGGCCGCTGCCAGGAGCGACGGCAGGATCACCGGGCTGAAGGTGACGGTCGTCGCCGACATCGGCGGGTACTACCAGTATCTCTCTCCGCTGATGGCGATGCTCACGGGCCTGATGCTGCCCGGCCCCTACGATATCGAGAACATCTCGTTCGAGCTGAAGGGCGCGCTGACCAACAAGACGCCCGTCGGCGCGTACCGTGGGGCTGGCCGGCCCGAGGCGACGTATCTGCTCGAATGCACCATCGACAAGGTGGCGCACGAGCTGGGGCTCGATCCGGCCGAGGTTCGCCGCGTCAACTTCATCCCGCCGGACAAGTTCCCGTACAAGACGCCGTTCGGGGCCAACTACGATACCGGCGAGTACGTCAAGGCGCTCGACAAGGCCCTGGAGGTGTCCGGCTACGCTCAGCTTCGCGAAGAGCAGAAGAAGGCTCGTGAAGAGGGGCGCATCGTTGGGATCGGCGTCGGAGCGTACGTCGAGATCTGCGGCTTCGGGCCGTGGGAGAGCGCGACGGTCCGCGTCGAGCCGACCGGTAAGGTGATGGTCCACACCGGTACCTCACCGCATGGCCAGGGTACCGAGACGACCATGGCGCAGATCGTGGCCGATCACCTGGGCGTGGCCATCGACGACATCGTGGTGCTCCACGGCGATACGGCGATGACCCAGACGGGCGTCGGCACGTTTGGCTCGCGCGGCGCGGCCGTTGGCGGCGGCGCGACGAAGATCGCGGCGGTGACGGTGCAGGAGAAGGCGGTCCGGATCGCGGCGCATGCGCTCGAATCGGCTGCCGAGGACATCGAGATCTCGCCGGAAGGGTTCGGTGTGCGCGGCGTCGAGGACAAGCGGATCACCCTCAAGGAGATCGCGGCACGGGCGTACGGCGGCAACGTGCCGGCCGGCGACGAGCCAGGCCTTGAGGCGACCCGGTTCTTCAAGCCCGACGACTCGGTCTTCCCGTTCGGCGTCCACATCGCCCAGGTCGAGATCGACAAGGAGACCGGGCGGGTCACGTTCCAGAAGTTCGTGGCCGTCGACGACGTGGGCAACGTCATCAACCCGCTGCTGCTCGACGGCCAGCGGCATGGCGGCATCGTGCAGGGCGTCGCGCAGGCGCTCTGCGAGGAGGTCGTGTACGACGACGACGGCCAGCTCGTCTCGGGCACCCTGTCCGACTATGCGCTGCCGACGGCTCACATCCTGCCGATGTTCGAGCTTGACCGGACGGTGACGACCACCGACCGCAACCCGCTCGGCGTCAAGGGCGTTGGTGAGGCTGGCACCATCGGCAGCACCCCGACCTTGCGGAACGCCGTGCTCGACGCGCTGCTGCCGCAGGGCATTACCGACCTGGACATGCCGGCGACCTCGCTGAAGGTGTGGAAGCTGCTGAACCCGTAG
- a CDS encoding ABC transporter permease, which translates to MTADGSGTPLTSASAPAARTPAAVAEGGTQPSARAAMPAAGTMRRLLRTRKGKIGVGFLVVLLFVAIFGRFLVPYEPNEVHVVDQLQPPSSTYWLGSDELGRDILSRLIAAAWPAVQAGVLAVVIAAAIGSLTGLAAGYFGGWLDAVIGRIWDTFLAFPAIFLAIGIVTILGPGQFSGVLAIAIINMPVSSRLVRAVTVGARNADYVEAARALGCSDWRVMSRHILPNCIAPLIVQMAIAAPEAILVEATLSFLGLGAPLPDPTWGNMLGSAQTYLARSWTYALMPGLAITATVIGLNYFADALQDALDPRRIRAGSGTA; encoded by the coding sequence ATGACCGCCGACGGCAGCGGCACGCCTCTCACGTCGGCGTCAGCACCGGCAGCACGAACGCCGGCGGCTGTCGCCGAGGGCGGCACGCAGCCGAGCGCACGGGCCGCCATGCCCGCCGCCGGCACGATGCGCCGGCTCCTTCGGACCCGGAAGGGGAAGATCGGCGTCGGCTTCCTGGTCGTCCTGCTGTTCGTGGCGATCTTCGGGCGGTTCCTGGTCCCCTACGAGCCGAACGAGGTACACGTCGTCGATCAGCTCCAGCCGCCCTCGTCAACCTACTGGCTCGGGTCGGACGAGCTTGGGCGCGACATCCTCAGCCGCCTGATCGCGGCGGCCTGGCCGGCCGTGCAGGCGGGCGTGCTGGCGGTCGTCATCGCGGCGGCCATCGGCAGCCTGACGGGCCTGGCAGCCGGCTATTTCGGCGGCTGGCTCGACGCGGTCATCGGCCGGATCTGGGACACGTTCCTGGCGTTTCCGGCCATCTTCCTGGCCATCGGCATCGTGACGATCCTCGGCCCCGGCCAGTTCAGCGGCGTGCTGGCCATCGCCATCATCAACATGCCGGTCTCGTCGCGGCTGGTGCGGGCCGTGACGGTCGGCGCGCGCAACGCCGATTATGTCGAGGCGGCCCGAGCGCTCGGCTGCTCAGACTGGCGCGTGATGTCGCGCCACATCTTGCCGAACTGCATCGCCCCGCTGATCGTGCAGATGGCGATTGCCGCCCCCGAGGCGATCCTCGTCGAGGCGACGCTGAGCTTCCTGGGACTCGGCGCACCGCTCCCCGACCCGACCTGGGGCAACATGCTCGGCAGCGCCCAGACCTACCTTGCCCGTTCCTGGACCTATGCCCTGATGCCGGGACTCGCCATCACGGCAACGGTGATCGGCCTGAACTACTTCGCCGACGCCCTCCAGGATGCGCTCGACCCGCGCCGGATCCGGGCCGGCAGCGGGACAGCGTGA
- a CDS encoding Zn-dependent alcohol dehydrogenase — MKAAILNDYQTPLSIEDLTIDSPKAGEVKIRISATGVCHSDYHVMKGEWKFGVPILLGHEASGIVEEVGTGVTGIKPGDRAALSFRPWCGRCRNCITGSSVLCTGYAGDRFKMHDGTSRVHRGAEDINILGRMGSFAEYVVMPAEQVVPIEQEIDMASLALIGCAVTTGVGAVLNTAKVTPGSTVAVIGCGGVGLNVIQGAAVAGASRIIAVDLLDNKLDYASSFGATDMVNGSKGDAVEQVIDLTDGGVDYAFEVIGNYRTVEQAIKMIRPAGTAVIVGMAPQNQTAGLDPLLFVQKEAKLLGSWYGSSRPRLDFQRFVDMTLAGKLKVKEMITREYPLDRINEAYDSLGRGEVARSVVTFKH, encoded by the coding sequence TTGAAGGCCGCCATTCTCAACGACTACCAGACCCCGCTGAGCATCGAAGATCTGACGATCGACTCGCCCAAGGCCGGCGAGGTCAAAATCAGGATCAGCGCGACCGGCGTCTGCCACAGCGACTACCATGTGATGAAGGGCGAGTGGAAGTTCGGGGTGCCGATCCTCCTGGGCCACGAGGCCTCTGGCATCGTCGAGGAGGTCGGCACAGGCGTCACGGGCATCAAGCCGGGCGACCGCGCAGCGCTCTCGTTCCGACCGTGGTGCGGGCGCTGCCGCAACTGCATCACCGGCAGCTCGGTGCTCTGCACCGGCTACGCGGGCGACCGCTTCAAAATGCATGACGGCACGTCGCGAGTGCATCGTGGCGCAGAGGACATCAACATCCTTGGCCGAATGGGCAGCTTCGCCGAGTACGTGGTGATGCCGGCCGAGCAGGTCGTGCCCATCGAGCAAGAGATCGACATGGCATCACTGGCGCTGATCGGCTGTGCCGTCACGACGGGCGTCGGCGCGGTGTTGAACACAGCCAAGGTCACGCCGGGCAGCACCGTCGCGGTGATCGGCTGCGGCGGCGTCGGCCTGAACGTGATCCAGGGCGCGGCAGTCGCCGGCGCGAGCCGGATCATCGCCGTCGATCTGCTCGACAACAAGCTCGACTACGCCAGCTCATTTGGCGCAACAGACATGGTCAATGGTTCGAAGGGTGACGCCGTCGAGCAGGTGATCGACCTGACCGACGGCGGCGTGGACTACGCCTTCGAGGTCATCGGCAACTACCGGACCGTCGAGCAGGCGATCAAGATGATCCGGCCGGCCGGCACGGCGGTGATCGTCGGGATGGCGCCGCAGAATCAGACGGCCGGGCTTGATCCGCTGCTGTTCGTCCAGAAGGAAGCGAAGCTGCTGGGGTCGTGGTACGGCTCGTCGCGGCCCCGCCTGGACTTCCAGCGGTTCGTGGACATGACCCTGGCCGGCAAGCTGAAGGTCAAGGAGATGATCACACGGGAGTACCCGCTCGATCGGATCAACGAGGCCTACGACAGCCTCGGACGGGGCGAGGTGGCCCGCAGCGTCGTCACGTTCAAGCACTGA